From Xanthomonas sp. 10-10:
GCCTTCCTCGCGTTCCAGCCGGGTCAGCATGGCTTCGAGCTTGGCGACCGAATCCCAGGAGCCTGTGGCCAGCGCGGTGACCGAGACATCGCGCCCCACCGTGGCCAGGCGGGCGTCCACGAGATTGCAGCCGCTATCGGCGATGCGGCGGGTGACAGGCAATAGGGGGGACTCCGGATGCGTCGTGTAGGCGTTGATCAGGAGGTGATTTTCGGTCGGCGAAGGCCGGGGTGTAGAGTCGGTCAAAGGGGCTTCCGGCATTGCATCAGGCTGAATGGCCGCCCGGGCAGGCGCCCTGGCGGTGACCAGCATACTTGCCCGTGGTTTCGCGCCGCAAGTAACATGCAGGCGGTCGCAACCCGCGTGCGCGCGGGCCTCCCCTGTCACGTAAGAGCAGCAGAATCTTGTCCCTTTCCGGCATCATCACCGCGCTGGCGACCCCCTTCGGGCCGGACGGCGCACTCGACCTGGATGCCTGGCGGCGGCTGCTGGAGCAGCAGCTGCACGGTGGCGTGCAGGGAATCGTGGTCGCCGGCTCCACCGGCGAAGCCGCCGCGCTGAGCGACGACGAATACGACACGCTGCTGCGCGCAGCCGTTGCCCAGGTTGCCGGCCGGGTGCCGGTGCTGGCCGGTACCGGCCTGTCCGGCACCGCAAAAACCATTGCGCAGACGCGCCGCGCCGCCGCGCTGGGCGCGCAGTACGCGCTGGTGGTGACGCCGCCGTACGTGCGCCCGACCCAGGCAGGGTTGAAGGCGCATTTTCTGGCCGTGGCCGACAACGGCGGGTTGCCGGTGGTGTTGTACAACGTGCCCGGCCGCACCGGCTGCGACCTGTTGCCGGAGACGGTGGCCGACCTGGTCGATCACCCGAATATCGTCGGCATCAAGGAAGCGCGTAGCGAACCCGAGCGCGTTGCCGCGCTGGTCGCGTTGCGCAGCGACTCCTTCGTGGTGCTCAGCGGCGATGACGGCAGCGCCGCGCAATCGATGCTGTCCGGCGCTGAGGGCCTGATCTCGGTGGCGTCCAACGCATTGCCGTCGGCGTATCGACGCCTGTGCGATCTGGCCCGCAAGGGCCAGCGCGATGCGGCCACCGCCTGGGATGCGCGCCTGAGCGAATATCACAGCTTCTGCGGGATCGAATCCAATCCCATCCCGGTCAAGGCGCTGCTGCAGCGCGCCGGGATCGGCCACGGCCTGCGCTTGCCGCTGCTGCCACTTTCTGCGGCGCACCAGCCTGCCGCCGACCGCCTTGCCGCCGACGCCATTGCGTTGGAAGCACTTTCCAGCCGCGAAATGCTCGCGGCCTGACCCAGGAGATTTATCGATGCGTCATTCCGTTTCCCCCGTCCGCGTGCTGTCGCTCGCGTTGCTGGCGACCGCCACCGTCGCCGCCACGAGTGGTTGCAGCTGGTTTCACAAGGGCGCGCGCGGCGACTATGCGTTGGCCCCGGAAGCCCGCCCGCTGGAAGTGCCGCCGGATCTGAACCTGCCCGACACCTCCGGTGCGATGAAGGTGCCGACGCTGGCATCGACCACCCAGCAGAACAACACGCCGCCGTCTGCCAGCGCCAACAGCGGTTTCACCGTGCCGGGCGAGCGCGACGAGGTGTTTGCCAAGGTCGGTGCGGCGCTGGCCGAGATTCCCGGCCTGACCATCGCCAGCAAGGCGCAGATGCTCGGTTCCTACGACGTGAGCTACGAGGGTTCCAGCTTCCTGGTGCGCGTGGTCAAGGTCGAGGCGGGCAGCTACGTGTCGGCAGTGGATCCGCGCGGCATGCCGGCCACGGCCGCTGCACCGGTGGCGGTGATCAGCGCGCTGAAGGGCAAGCTCGGCGGCTGAGTGGGTTCAAAACGCTGTCGGACAGCAAAACGGGCGCTCAAGGCGCCCGTTTTGCATTGTGCGGTGTGGCTGCGGGCGGCGTTGGTATCGCGCGCGGGATAGCGCCTTAGCGCTGCAGCAGCGGCAGCTTGTTCGGTTTGCCGTCCCAGTCCGCAGCATCGGGAAGCGGTTCCTGGCGCACGGTCAGCACCGGCCAGGCCTTGGCCAGCTCGGCGTTGAGCGCGACGAAGCCTTCCTGGCCGGCGGGGACGTCATCTTCCGGATAGATCGCGTTGGCCGGGCATTCGGGCTCGCACAGCGTGCAGTCGATGCACTCGTCCGGATCGATGACCAGAAAGTTCGGGCCGACGTGGAAGCAATCCACCGGGCAGACTTCGACGCAGTCGGTGTATTTGCACTTGATGCAGTTTTCGGTGACAACAAAAGGCATGGCGGAATCCGGCGTTTAGCCCGGTAATTCTAAAGCAGTCCGGTGATGGGTGTGAGGTGGGATGCGGATTGTGTGCTGCGCAGTTGTTGGATGTGTCGCTCGTGTGCGGGACATGCCTGGATCTTTCCGGGTTGGCTGTCTTCCGCAGCACCCTCACCCCAACCCGCGCTTGCGGCGCGCGCGATCCTTGCCTTCCCGCCCCGCAGGAGACGGCTTGGCATGCTGTCTCCGTGGGGCGCAGCTCAGGTCAGGCCGTGTTGCCGGGCCAGGGCGAACAGACCGGCGGCGGCCAGGTCTTCTGGGTGCGCTTGGGTGGCCACGCCCAGATGCGTCAGCGCCAGGGCGTAGCGTTGCGCCAGCGCCGGGCTGCCGACCAGGTGCACGGTGGCGTGGCTGCCGCGATGCTCGCCGAGCTCGTGGCCGATCAGCAGGCCCGAAAGGTACGAGGGCAGGGCCTGTGCACTGAGGCGGTCGAACAAGCCCAGCGTGCGGGTGCCGAACAGGTGGTGGCTGAGGCCGCCGGGGTCTGCGCTGCGATCCACGCCCGACAGGAACGCGGCTTCATCGAGGTCGGCGTGATCGTCGGACATGAGCTTGCCGAGGATGCTGTGCTGGCGCAGCACCGCGTACAGCTCGCCTGTCATCACGGTGGCGAAGTCGGTCAGCTGGCCGTCGGCAATCGTCGCCCATTTGCTGTGTGTGCCAGGCAGGCAGGCGATGTGGTCGCCGTCGCCGAGTGCGGCGATCAGCCCGACCAGCTGGGTTTCTTCGCCACGCATGACATCGGGCACGCCATGCTGCGCGCCGGTGCTGACGCCGGGCACGAACCATAGCGTGCGGCCGGGCAGCAGGTCGTCGTAGCGGCGCATGGCGCCAGCCAGTGCGGCGGTATCGGCCGGGCAGGGCAGGTAGGCCTGCTCGACCCAGCCGTTGCGGCTGCCGATCATGCCCGACAGGACGACCGGACCTTCCCAGCCGTCGATCAAGGCGCTCAGCACCTCGCCAAAGCGGCCCTGGCAGGCGAGGATGCCGTCGCTGCCGCGACGCTGTTCGAGCACGGCACCGGTGGCGTCGAGCAGGTAGGCGCGCAGGCTGCTGGTCCCCCAGTCGACGGCGATCATGCGCTGGCCACCCGGCTTTCGGGCAGGCCGGTTATGGCGAGGTCGCAGACGAACAGGCTTCCGGCTTGGGGCATGCCAGCGAGTTCTTCGGCGCTATGGTCCAGGCGCGAGGAGATCACATGCAGACGGTCCAGCGCCGCGCCGCCGAACGCGCTGCAGGTGGGGTGCTTGACCGGCAGCTGCACGATCCGCTCGACGCTGCCGTCGGGGCGATAACGCACCACGCGCCAGGCGCGCCACTGCGCATTCCACAGATGACCTTCGCTGTCGATGATGGAGCCATCCGGCTCGGCATCGTCGCGATCCAGCGTGGCGAACACGCGCGTGTTGCTGGTCTGCGCGGTGTCCGGATCGTAGTCGCAGCACAGGATCTGCGGGCGCACCGAATCGCAGTAATACAGCGTGCGGCCGTCGAGGCTGAAGCAGATCGAGTTGGGGATCGATACGCCCGGCAACGGCAACGCGCGCAAGCCATGGGCCAGCGAGAACTGATACATCGCGCCGCGCGCAGCCTTGCTGTCGTGCTCGTCCATGGTGCCGAACACCAGGTTGCCGTGCCGGTCGACGCGGCCATCGTTACTGCGCGTGAGCGGGTTGTCTGCTTCGATATCGGCCAGCTTCTCGAACGGCAACAGCTCGTCTTCGGTGCTGTCCGGGTCGACGATGCCGATGGCCTTGGCCAATGCGATCAGCAGGCGGCCGTCGTGCATCAGGCCCAGGCAGCCCGGGCGGTCGGGCAGCGTCCAGTAGCGCGATTGCGCCGTGGCCGGATGATGCCGCCACAGGCGCTTCTCGACGATGTCGACCCAGTACAGCGCCTGGCGCTGCTCGCACCACAGCACGCCTTCGCCATGCGTGCAGCGGCTGTCGACCGCCAGCACGGCGGTGTGTTCGGGCGTGCTCACCATTCGGCGATGCTGCCATCGGCATGACGCCATACCGGGTTGCGCCAGTCCGGCGGATTTTCGTTTGCGCGCTTGAGCATGTCTTCGTCGATCTCCACACCGAGCCCGGGCTTGGGCAGGGCGGCGATACTGCCATCGACACACTGAAAATCGTCTTTATTGATGACGTAGTCGAGCAGGTCGGCGCCTTCGTTGTAGTGGATGCCGATGCTCTGTTCCTGCAGCACCGCGTTGTGCGAGACGAAGTCCACGTGCAGGCAGGCAGCCAGCGCGATCGGGCCGAGCGGGCAGTGCGGGGCGAAGCCGACATCGTAGGCTTCGGCCATCGCGGCGATCTTGACGCACTCGGTGATGCCGCCGGCATGCGACAGGTCCGGCTGCACCATGCCGATGCCGCCGGCGCACAGCACGTTCTTGAATTCGAAACGCGAGAACATGCGCTCGCCGGCCGCCAGCGGGATCGAGGTGCTGGCGGCCAGGCGCGGGTAGTACTCGGCCTGTTCGGCCAGCACCGGTTCCTCGACGAACAGCGGCTTGAACGGTTCCAGCTCGCGCAGCAGCGCCTTGGCCATCGGCGCGCCGACGCGGCCGTGGAAGTCGATGCCGAAGTCGATGGTGTTGCCGAAGGCTTCGCGGATTTCGGCGACCTTGACCACGGCGGCATCCACGGCACGCGCGCTGTCGATCAGCTTCATCTCTTCGGTGCCGTTGAACTTGAAGGTGTCAAAGCCCAGCGCGCGGTAGTCGGTGATCTGCTGGATGATGGCGCCGGGACGGTCGCCGCCGACCCAGCGGTAGGTCTTCATGCGGTCGCGCACCAGCCCGCCCAGCAGCTCGTATACCGGCACGCCCAGCGCCTTGCCCTTGATGTCCCACAAGGCCTGGTCGATACCGGCGATGGCGCTCATCAGGATGGCGCCGCCGCGGTAGAAACCGGCGCGGTACATGGTCTGCCACAGGTCGTTGATGCGCGCCGGATCCTTGCCGACGACATAGCCGGCCAGCTCGTGCACGGCCGCTTCCACGCTGCGCGCGCGGCCCTCGATGACCGGCTCGCCCCAGCCGGTGATGCCCTCGTCGGTCTCGACCTTGAGGAACAACCAGCGCGGTGCGGCATGGTAGGTGGTGAGGCGGGTGATCTTCATCCTTGCAGTTCCTGGTAGGCCTGCACGAACGCGCGTGCATGCGTCTGGGTTGTTTCGAGGGATTGGCCGGGTTTGTACAGTTCGCCGCCGATGCCGGCGCCGGCGGCGCCCTGGGCGATGAAGCCGGCCAGGGTCTGCGGGCTGACGCCGCCGACCACATAGACCGGGATGTGGGTGGGCAGCACCGAGCGCAGCGCGCGCACATGCGCAGCGCCATAAGTTGCGGCCGGGAACAGTTTCAGGATCGTTGCGCCGGCATCGATTGCGTCGAACGCCTCGCTGGCGGTGGCGAAGCCGGCCACCACGGTCAGCCCGCGCGACACCGCATGGCGGATCAGGCTGGGTCGCGTGTTCGGGGTGACGATGAAGCGCGCACCGATGCCGGCCAGGGTGTCGACATCTTCGTTGCGCAGCACCGTGCCGGCGCCGATCCAGGCGCGCTCGCCGTAGGTTTGCTGCGCGAGCGCAATGCTCTCGGCCCAGCGCGGCGAATTGAGCGGGATCTCGATCGCATCGAAGCCGGCGTCGATCAGCGCGCCGACATGGGCGAGTGTGTCTTCCGGGGTGATGCCACGCAGGATGGCGATCAGCGGCAAGGCGAACAGGCTGGCGGTGGTCTGTGAAGTCATGGTGTTACTCGCGATAGAGCGGAAAGCGGCCGTTGGTGGCCAGAAGGCCGGCAGCGTCGGGGGAACTTGCGCAACGGCGGGCGGCAAGCAGGTGCTGCCGATGCGCGATCCGCAAGGTAGAGTGAGGGGCGAAAGAGCGGACGTATGGCTGGGCCGCCAGCGCATGCCCAAGCTGCATGCTTCGCGCTACGGCCCGCAAGTGGCCGGCAAGATGCCGTCATCGTCGTCCACCTCCGCAGTCATGGCGTGCGTGCTGCCATCCGGTCAGAGGCGGTCACGTCTGGTTCTGGCCGCGCCCGGGAGGTAGGGGCTCCTGCTGCGGCGAGCGCTAGCCTCGCCCGGCGAGATATGTGCTGCAAATGAAATTTTCGGCATATTCTATTCCTCCGACGAATACACGGCCGTAACCGCAACCCATGGCAAATTCCGGTACTCCCTGGTTCAACGCAGCCCGCCTCAAGACCCGCCAACTCCTGTTGCTGCTGCATCTGCACGAACAACGCTCGGTGCTGCGCGCGGCCGAGGCCGCCAGCATGACCCAACCGGCCGCCTCCAAGCTGCTGGCCGAGATGGAAGACATGCTGGGGGTGAAATTGTTCGAGCGGCATGCCCGCGGTGTCGAGCCCACCTGGTACGGTCATGTGCTGATCCGGCGCGCCCGCGCGGCGATGTCGGAGATCGGCCGGGCCCAGGAAGAAATCGCCGCGCTGCGCGCCGGCCGCATGGGCCAGGCGTCGATCGGGACCGTGGTCAATCCAGGGACCAACCTGGTGCCGCAGGCGATCGCCGAGGTCAAACGCGAGTTCCCGGACATCCTGGTGCGGGTGGAGATGGACTACAGCCGGCCGTTGGTGGCGAAATTGCTCGATGGCCAGCTGGATATCGTGATCGGCCGCATCCTGGGCCCGGAAGGCGTGGGCGAGCTGGAGTTCGAGCCGCTGGCCGATGAGCCGCATTCGGTGATCGCACGTGCCGGCCACCCGCTGGCCAGCCGGGTCGGTCTGCAGCATGCGGACCTGGTACGGCACGGCTGGATCCTGCCGCCGGCCGACAGCGTCTTGCGCGCACGGCTGGACTCGATGTTCATGGAGCACGGCGTGCAGACGCCGACCAATGCGATCGAAACCTCGTCGTTGCCGGTGACCTCGACCCTGTTGCGTGGCACCGACATGCTGACCGCCCTGCCGGTGGAGTCGGTGGCGCCGCTGATCCAGGCCAAGTTGCTGACGGTGCTGCCGATCGAACTGGGGGTGCGGATGGAATCGTTCGGCATCATCCGCCGGCGCGATTACATCCTGCCGCCCGGCGCCGAGCGCATCCTGCAGGCGCTGCGGACCACCGCACGGCGTTTGTACCCGGGTCTGCGTGGGCCGGAATCCCTTGGCTAGCGGGCTCTTCCATTTGTATTCCCTGAGGTAATACCAGTCCGTGAATTTTTCATTGGCTGGCGCTAGACCGTGCGCCTATATCTGTGCGCCAGATCGCACGCTGAAGCGCACGTGAAGTCGGGCAGGTGATCGGCGGGCAAACCGCCAGAGAGAGAGCGGGGGCGGGCGTTCGCGTCGGCTCCCGCATGATCCCGCGGGCCGCGCCACGGCGCCGCGACAACCAGTCTTCAGTCGTCTAGCGTCCTGGGAGGGATTCGGATGTACAAGTTTTCAAGCCATGCCTCGGCAGGGACGGGCGTGCACGCACGTCGTACCCCGCGTTTGCGTCATTCGGCCATGGCCGTCAGCATCGGGTTGCTGCTCGCCGCCCCTGCGTACGCGCAACGGGCGCCGTCCCCGCAGACCGCTCCCGCCACCAACGCCGGCGCCAGCGCCAGCGCGGTGGATCTGGATACGGTGGAAGTGCGCGGTGTGCGCGCCAGCCTGATCAAGTCGCAGGTGATCAAGCGCGACTCCACCCAGATCGTGGATTCGGTCAGCGCCGAAGACATCGGCGCGCTGCCCGACCGCAGCGTCACCGAAACCCTGCAGCGCGTCAGCGGCGTGACCATCGACCACTTCGCCGCACGCAGCGATCCGGACCATTTCTCCGCCGAAGGCAGCGGAGTGATGATCCGCGGCCTGACCCAGGTGCGCGGCGAACTCAATGGGCGCGACATCTTCAGCGCCGCCAGCGGCCGCGGCCTGAGTTTCGAAGACGTGCCGGCCGAGTTGATGGCCGGCGTGGACGTGTACAAGAACCCCTCGGCGGAAATCATCGAAGGCGGCCTGGGCGGCACGGTCAATCTGCGCACGCGCATGCCGTTCGACAATCCGGGCCGCATCGTCGGCGGCAACGTCGACGTCAACTACGGCGACATGAGCAAGAAGTACAAGCCCTCGGCCTCGTTCCTGTTCAGCGATCGCTGGCAGACCGGCGTCGGCGAGATGGGCTTCATGATCGACATCGCCCATTCGGAACTGGCCACGCGCTCGGACGGCATCCAGGTGGAGCCGTATGTGCGCCGCACCGACGACGCGGTGCTGGCCGGCAGCGGGCGTACCGAGGTCTACGTGCCCGGTGGCGTCAACTGGCGTCAGCTGGATTTCGAACGCAAGCGCGACGGTATCGCCGCAGCGTTTCAGTGGAAGCCCAGCGACCAGACCGAGATCTACGCGCAATACCTGCGGTCGCGTTACGACATGAACTGGCAGGAGCGCGCGGCGTTCTTCAACGACAGCAACAACAGCATCAGCCCGGCGCCGGGCACCACCTTCCAGTACGACCAGGACGGCGTATTCCAGCGCGGTTCGCCGGTGTCCAATTCCTGGCGCGGCGTGCTGACCGGCGATGGCGTGCGTTTCAATACCGACAACCGCTACTCCGATCAGCAGACCACCACCTCGGATCTGTCGGTGGGCTTCAGCCATTACTTCAACGACAACCTGCAGATCAAGGGCGATGTGCAGCTGGTGCAGTCGGACAACGACCAGCTGGACTTCACCGTGTTCAGCGCGACCTACCTGCCCGGGTTGACCTATGACGTGTCGGGCAAGTACCCGCGCGTGGACATCGCCAACCAGGGCTTCCCCCAGGACCCGTCCAATTATTTCTGGGCGGCGGCGATGGATCACCTGGGCAAGAACCGTGGACGTCAGCTCTCCACGCGGGTGGACCTGGAATACACCTTCCAGGACAGCAGCTGGCTGCGGTTTGCGCGCTTTGGCATGCGCGCCACCGACCGCAACCAGACCAACAAGAACTCCGGCTACAACTGGGGCGTGTTGTCGGACAACTGGGCGGCGATCCCCGGCAGCGCCACGGGGCTGGCGGACATGTCGCAGTACCTGCCCGACGAGTCGTCGCAGTTCACCTTCAAGAACTTCTTTCGTGGCGGGGTGAACGTGCCCACCACGCTGGTGGTGCCCAACGGTGGGCTGGTCAAGAACTACCGCCGCGCATCGGAGCTGCTGCAGCAGCAGATCGTGGCATTGCGTGGATGGGGTTGGGCGCCGGATAGCTACCAGCCGCAGGACACCAACCGCCAGTTCGAGCGCACCCAGGCCGCCTACGCTGCGCTGTATTTTGGTAACGACGAAGCATGGGGCGTGCCGGTGGACGGCAATATCGGCGTGCGCATCGTGCAGACCAAGACCCAGGCCGAAGGCTTCGGTCAGTTTCAGGATCTGTCCGGTCTGAACGTGTCGCCGGAGCTGCAGGCCCGCTACACCGGCCAGTACTTCGACAACAACTCGCAGGGCAGCTACACCAACGTGCTGCCGAGCTTGAACATGCGTTTCCGCTTCACCGACACCTTGCAGTGGCGCATTGCCGCGTCCAAGGCGATGGCGCGCCCGGACTACACCCAGTTGCAGCCGTACGTGCTGCTCAACGTGGAAACCGACGACGCCGGCAATGCGACCAACTTCGTCGGCACTGCGGGCAACCCGACCCTCAAGCCGATGACCGCCAACCAGTTCGACACCGCATTGGAGTGGTACTTCGATACCAGCGACATGCTGTACACCACGCTGTTCTACAAGAAGGTCAAGGATTACTTCTCCACCCAGACCCGCAGCGAGACCTATGACAACCGCGAGTGGCTGGTGACCCGCCCCTACAACACCGACGAAGGCACCATCCGCGGTGCCGAAGTGGGCTACACGCAGTTCTTCGACCAGTTGCCGGGCTGGATGAGCGGCTTCGGCATCAATGCCAACTTCACCTTCGTCGACAGCAAGGGCGGCGCCAATACCGCCATCGACCCGTACACCCGCACCACGGTGACCGGCGTCGAGCTGCCGCTGGAAGGCTTGTCGCGGCGTAGCTACAACCTGGCCGGCATCTATGAAAAAGGCCCGCTGTCGCTGCGTCTGGCCTACAACTGGCGCTCACGGTATCTGCTGACCACCAGCGACGCGGCCACGCGCCTGCCGACCTGGGCCGACGACTACGGCCAGCTCGACGGCTCGTTCTTCTATCGCTTCAACGAGCATCTGCAGCTGGGCGTGCAGGCCAACAACCTCACCAACACCGTGACCAAGGTGCTGATGGGTCCGACCTCGTACGCCGATGGCGAAGTGGACCCGCGCCTGTACACGCGCTCGTCCTTCGTCAACGACCGCCGCTATTCGCTGGTGCTGCGCATGAACTGGTAAGTGCGCCCGGTCACGTCCCGGCTGTGCGCTGATCGGCATGGTCGAGCCCGTTGCCCGGGATTCGGTAGGTCTGGCCTGTAATGCCGGACCTACCGGGTTTGCCGTGCTTGATATAGTTTTAACGAATACCTTTCCAGGAATATTTCATTGGTGTGGCATGACGGCAGCGCCCTATGCTCCCGCCGCAGCCGCAGGTCTGCCCGCCAGGGCGACCGCGCATCCACACCTGCCGGTCTTCCGGTGGCGGATGCGGGCCAGCAACAACGACGGGCAGGGCGTTCGCGCACCGGCCCGCTAAAACGAGTAGTACATGCGTCCTGGGAGGGAGCACCATGTCAGTGCAACATCGCCACATTCCGGCAGGCCGGGCTGTGGGTCAGCGTTCGATCCGTGATTTCCGCCGCTCCGTGATGGCCATCAGTGTGGCCACGCTGTTGAGCGCGCAGGCCTATGCGCAGGATGCGACCACCACTGCCGCGCCCGTATCGGACGCGACGACCCAGCAGCTGGACACCGTGCAGGTCACCGGCACGCGCAGCAGCGTCACCAAGGCGCAGCTGGTCAAGCAGAACGCCGAGCAGATCGTCGATTCGATCGTCGCCGAAGATATCGGCAAGCTGCCCGACAACAACGTGGCCGAGGCGCTGCAACGCATCTCCGGCATCCAGATTTCGCGCAACTACGGCGAAGGCAGCTCGATCGCCATCCGCGGCCTGACCCAGGTGCGTACCGAACTCAATGGCCGCGACATCTTCACCGCCAACGACGGCCGTGGCCTGAGCTTCGAAGACGTGTCGGCCGAGTTGCTAGGCGGCGTCAATGTCTACAAGAATCCCTCGGCCGACATGATCGAAGGTGGCCTGGGCGGCACCGTCGACCTGCGCACGCGTCTGCCGTTCGATTACGACGGCCGCAAGATCGCCGGCAGCGTGCAGTACAACTATTACGACCTGGCAGACGACGGCAAGCCGGCGTTCTCGGGCCTGTTCAGCGATCGCTGGCAGACCGGGATCGGCGAGATCGGCATCCTGGTGAACTACTCGCAGCAAAAGAGCCCGTTCCGCCAGGAC
This genomic window contains:
- a CDS encoding glycine cleavage system protein R; its protein translation is MLVTARAPARAAIQPDAMPEAPLTDSTPRPSPTENHLLINAYTTHPESPLLPVTRRIADSGCNLVDARLATVGRDVSVTALATGSWDSVAKLEAMLTRLEREEGLKLVWYRTGPKQTQSNLLPYIVEVIAADKPGILFQLADFFDRQGITIENLQSTRYRAMQTGAEMFSAQVTIGVPANMHIAALRDDFLEFCDHLNLDAIMDPMKF
- the dapA gene encoding 4-hydroxy-tetrahydrodipicolinate synthase → MSLSGIITALATPFGPDGALDLDAWRRLLEQQLHGGVQGIVVAGSTGEAAALSDDEYDTLLRAAVAQVAGRVPVLAGTGLSGTAKTIAQTRRAAALGAQYALVVTPPYVRPTQAGLKAHFLAVADNGGLPVVLYNVPGRTGCDLLPETVADLVDHPNIVGIKEARSEPERVAALVALRSDSFVVLSGDDGSAAQSMLSGAEGLISVASNALPSAYRRLCDLARKGQRDAATAWDARLSEYHSFCGIESNPIPVKALLQRAGIGHGLRLPLLPLSAAHQPAADRLAADAIALEALSSREMLAA
- the fdxA gene encoding ferredoxin FdxA produces the protein MPFVVTENCIKCKYTDCVEVCPVDCFHVGPNFLVIDPDECIDCTLCEPECPANAIYPEDDVPAGQEGFVALNAELAKAWPVLTVRQEPLPDAADWDGKPNKLPLLQR
- a CDS encoding 2-dehydro-3-deoxygalactonokinase, with translation MIAVDWGTSSLRAYLLDATGAVLEQRRGSDGILACQGRFGEVLSALIDGWEGPVVLSGMIGSRNGWVEQAYLPCPADTAALAGAMRRYDDLLPGRTLWFVPGVSTGAQHGVPDVMRGEETQLVGLIAALGDGDHIACLPGTHSKWATIADGQLTDFATVMTGELYAVLRQHSILGKLMSDDHADLDEAAFLSGVDRSADPGGLSHHLFGTRTLGLFDRLSAQALPSYLSGLLIGHELGEHRGSHATVHLVGSPALAQRYALALTHLGVATQAHPEDLAAAGLFALARQHGLT
- a CDS encoding SMP-30/gluconolactonase/LRE family protein gives rise to the protein MVSTPEHTAVLAVDSRCTHGEGVLWCEQRQALYWVDIVEKRLWRHHPATAQSRYWTLPDRPGCLGLMHDGRLLIALAKAIGIVDPDSTEDELLPFEKLADIEADNPLTRSNDGRVDRHGNLVFGTMDEHDSKAARGAMYQFSLAHGLRALPLPGVSIPNSICFSLDGRTLYYCDSVRPQILCCDYDPDTAQTSNTRVFATLDRDDAEPDGSIIDSEGHLWNAQWRAWRVVRYRPDGSVERIVQLPVKHPTCSAFGGAALDRLHVISSRLDHSAEELAGMPQAGSLFVCDLAITGLPESRVASA
- the dgoD gene encoding galactonate dehydratase gives rise to the protein MKITRLTTYHAAPRWLFLKVETDEGITGWGEPVIEGRARSVEAAVHELAGYVVGKDPARINDLWQTMYRAGFYRGGAILMSAIAGIDQALWDIKGKALGVPVYELLGGLVRDRMKTYRWVGGDRPGAIIQQITDYRALGFDTFKFNGTEEMKLIDSARAVDAAVVKVAEIREAFGNTIDFGIDFHGRVGAPMAKALLRELEPFKPLFVEEPVLAEQAEYYPRLAASTSIPLAAGERMFSRFEFKNVLCAGGIGMVQPDLSHAGGITECVKIAAMAEAYDVGFAPHCPLGPIALAACLHVDFVSHNAVLQEQSIGIHYNEGADLLDYVINKDDFQCVDGSIAALPKPGLGVEIDEDMLKRANENPPDWRNPVWRHADGSIAEW
- a CDS encoding 2-dehydro-3-deoxy-6-phosphogalactonate aldolase, with product MTSQTTASLFALPLIAILRGITPEDTLAHVGALIDAGFDAIEIPLNSPRWAESIALAQQTYGERAWIGAGTVLRNEDVDTLAGIGARFIVTPNTRPSLIRHAVSRGLTVVAGFATASEAFDAIDAGATILKLFPAATYGAAHVRALRSVLPTHIPVYVVGGVSPQTLAGFIAQGAAGAGIGGELYKPGQSLETTQTHARAFVQAYQELQG
- a CDS encoding LysR family transcriptional regulator; translated protein: MANSGTPWFNAARLKTRQLLLLLHLHEQRSVLRAAEAASMTQPAASKLLAEMEDMLGVKLFERHARGVEPTWYGHVLIRRARAAMSEIGRAQEEIAALRAGRMGQASIGTVVNPGTNLVPQAIAEVKREFPDILVRVEMDYSRPLVAKLLDGQLDIVIGRILGPEGVGELEFEPLADEPHSVIARAGHPLASRVGLQHADLVRHGWILPPADSVLRARLDSMFMEHGVQTPTNAIETSSLPVTSTLLRGTDMLTALPVESVAPLIQAKLLTVLPIELGVRMESFGIIRRRDYILPPGAERILQALRTTARRLYPGLRGPESLG
- a CDS encoding TonB-dependent receptor, coding for MYKFSSHASAGTGVHARRTPRLRHSAMAVSIGLLLAAPAYAQRAPSPQTAPATNAGASASAVDLDTVEVRGVRASLIKSQVIKRDSTQIVDSVSAEDIGALPDRSVTETLQRVSGVTIDHFAARSDPDHFSAEGSGVMIRGLTQVRGELNGRDIFSAASGRGLSFEDVPAELMAGVDVYKNPSAEIIEGGLGGTVNLRTRMPFDNPGRIVGGNVDVNYGDMSKKYKPSASFLFSDRWQTGVGEMGFMIDIAHSELATRSDGIQVEPYVRRTDDAVLAGSGRTEVYVPGGVNWRQLDFERKRDGIAAAFQWKPSDQTEIYAQYLRSRYDMNWQERAAFFNDSNNSISPAPGTTFQYDQDGVFQRGSPVSNSWRGVLTGDGVRFNTDNRYSDQQTTTSDLSVGFSHYFNDNLQIKGDVQLVQSDNDQLDFTVFSATYLPGLTYDVSGKYPRVDIANQGFPQDPSNYFWAAAMDHLGKNRGRQLSTRVDLEYTFQDSSWLRFARFGMRATDRNQTNKNSGYNWGVLSDNWAAIPGSATGLADMSQYLPDESSQFTFKNFFRGGVNVPTTLVVPNGGLVKNYRRASELLQQQIVALRGWGWAPDSYQPQDTNRQFERTQAAYAALYFGNDEAWGVPVDGNIGVRIVQTKTQAEGFGQFQDLSGLNVSPELQARYTGQYFDNNSQGSYTNVLPSLNMRFRFTDTLQWRIAASKAMARPDYTQLQPYVLLNVETDDAGNATNFVGTAGNPTLKPMTANQFDTALEWYFDTSDMLYTTLFYKKVKDYFSTQTRSETYDNREWLVTRPYNTDEGTIRGAEVGYTQFFDQLPGWMSGFGINANFTFVDSKGGANTAIDPYTRTTVTGVELPLEGLSRRSYNLAGIYEKGPLSLRLAYNWRSRYLLTTSDAATRLPTWADDYGQLDGSFFYRFNEHLQLGVQANNLTNTVTKVLMGPTSYADGEVDPRLYTRSSFVNDRRYSLVLRMNW